Proteins found in one Arthrobacter sp. U41 genomic segment:
- a CDS encoding alkaline phosphatase D family protein: protein MTTSPLVLGPMIRYVDETSASVWVETRVAARVSIRAGGRDWTAGTFAVHGHHYALVELDGLDPGTVTSYALEVNGTHVWPDPATGFPPSMVATLKPGKPLRMAYGSCRTSVPHDESGNRTHGVDSLRAYALGMASGGDLPWPDLVAFLGDQVYADLTSEQMQEFIRNRRNIDEAPGEELKDFEEYAHLYFLAWSDPANRWLLSTLPSAMIFDDHDIRDDWNTSLSWKKEMEATSWWHGRIVAGLASYWVYQHLGNLSPKERAEDAIWQQIARHVGEDEIDVSAALDSFADRADQDPGSYRWSYCRDFGDTRLIVVDSRAARDLTPDDRALVDKAEMAWLDGRMRGGFRHLLVATSLPFLLPMGLHYVESWNEAISQGAWGKLAARAGEKLRQAVDLEHWGAFQDSFRKVAAMVTEVADGKRGQAPDTITFLSGDVHYSYVSEVERATGSRIVQAVCSPIRNPLPRLMRSFAAVMSYGLATPIGALVARSAKVPDPPFRWSGVKGPWFDNNLACLEVSPEGLNLWWQTGVVDGGDHLHPRLETVASVTVAPRREA, encoded by the coding sequence ATGACGACGTCTCCCTTGGTGCTCGGCCCCATGATCCGGTACGTGGATGAGACCTCGGCGAGTGTCTGGGTGGAGACCCGGGTTGCGGCCCGGGTCTCCATTCGCGCTGGCGGCCGGGACTGGACAGCCGGTACCTTCGCGGTTCACGGTCACCACTATGCGCTGGTGGAGTTGGACGGACTTGACCCCGGCACCGTCACGTCCTACGCCCTGGAGGTCAACGGAACCCACGTCTGGCCCGATCCGGCGACCGGATTCCCGCCGTCGATGGTTGCGACGCTCAAGCCCGGCAAGCCGCTACGGATGGCCTATGGCTCCTGCCGGACCAGTGTCCCCCATGATGAGTCCGGCAACCGGACCCACGGCGTCGACTCACTGCGCGCCTACGCCCTGGGCATGGCCTCCGGCGGGGACCTGCCGTGGCCGGATCTGGTCGCCTTCCTCGGGGACCAGGTGTACGCCGACCTGACCAGCGAGCAGATGCAGGAGTTCATCCGCAACCGGCGGAACATTGATGAAGCGCCGGGCGAGGAGCTCAAAGACTTCGAGGAATACGCCCACCTCTACTTTCTGGCCTGGTCGGACCCCGCGAACCGGTGGCTGCTGTCCACCCTGCCCAGCGCCATGATCTTTGATGACCACGACATCCGCGACGACTGGAACACCTCGCTTAGCTGGAAGAAGGAAATGGAGGCCACGTCCTGGTGGCATGGGCGCATTGTCGCGGGGCTGGCCTCGTACTGGGTGTACCAGCATCTGGGGAACCTGTCACCCAAGGAGCGGGCGGAGGATGCCATCTGGCAGCAGATCGCCCGGCACGTGGGCGAGGACGAGATCGACGTGAGCGCGGCGCTGGACAGTTTCGCGGACCGGGCCGATCAGGACCCGGGATCGTACCGGTGGAGCTATTGCCGGGATTTCGGCGACACCCGGCTGATTGTGGTGGACTCCCGCGCTGCCCGGGACCTGACGCCGGACGACCGCGCCCTGGTTGACAAGGCGGAGATGGCCTGGCTCGACGGACGGATGCGCGGCGGTTTCCGGCACCTGCTCGTGGCAACGTCGCTGCCTTTCCTGCTGCCAATGGGCCTGCACTACGTCGAATCCTGGAACGAGGCCATTTCCCAGGGCGCGTGGGGGAAGCTTGCCGCCCGGGCCGGCGAGAAGCTGCGCCAGGCGGTGGACCTTGAACACTGGGGCGCCTTCCAGGACAGCTTCCGGAAGGTGGCGGCAATGGTGACCGAGGTCGCTGACGGCAAACGGGGCCAGGCGCCGGACACAATCACTTTTCTCTCCGGGGACGTCCACTACTCCTACGTTTCGGAGGTGGAGCGTGCCACGGGAAGCCGGATCGTACAGGCCGTCTGCTCCCCCATCCGCAACCCGCTGCCCCGGCTGATGAGGTCCTTCGCCGCCGTTATGTCCTACGGTCTCGCCACGCCGATAGGCGCCCTGGTGGCACGCTCGGCCAAGGTACCGGACCCGCCGTTCCGCTGGTCCGGCGTCAAGGGGCCATGGTTCGACAACAATCTGGCCTGCCTGGAGGTCTCGCCCGAGGGGCTGAACCTGTGGTGGCAGACCGGTGTGGTGGATGGCGGCGACCATCTGCATCCGCGGCTGGAAACTGTCGCCTCCGTCACGGTGGCTCCGCGGCGGGAGGCCTAA
- a CDS encoding GYD domain-containing protein codes for MPLYLSKFSYTPETWARMISNPEDRRKAAQAYIESVGGKLHGFWYAFGTHDGYNLWEAPDNVSMAAVSLAITGGGALSSLETTVLLTVEETMEALRMAGEVKYRAPGTR; via the coding sequence ATGCCGCTCTATCTGTCGAAGTTCAGCTACACCCCCGAGACCTGGGCCAGGATGATCAGCAACCCGGAAGACCGCCGAAAAGCTGCCCAGGCGTACATCGAATCGGTCGGAGGAAAGCTCCACGGCTTCTGGTACGCATTCGGCACCCACGACGGCTACAACCTCTGGGAGGCCCCGGACAACGTATCCATGGCTGCGGTGTCGCTGGCAATCACCGGCGGCGGTGCCCTGAGTTCGTTGGAAACGACCGTGCTGTTGACCGTCGAGGAAACGATGGAGGCCCTGCGGATGGCCGGGGAAGTCAAGTACCGGGCTCCCGGCACCCGCTGA
- a CDS encoding MarR family winged helix-turn-helix transcriptional regulator has protein sequence MEPSVEPQWLSAEERQAWLTLVGVMIRLPSALDAQLQRDAGLSHFEYMVLARLSEASGRTRRMSELAGFTESGLPRLSQVVSRLEKRGWVRRSPDPTDGRITLATLTEDGWEKVVQTAPGHVAAVRTLVFDPLTRAQSRQLGGIGQRILRSVDPDGRSLPGAD, from the coding sequence ATGGAACCTTCGGTGGAACCCCAATGGCTCAGCGCTGAGGAGCGCCAGGCATGGTTGACACTCGTGGGTGTGATGATCCGGCTGCCCTCAGCCCTCGACGCGCAGCTGCAGCGCGACGCCGGACTCAGCCACTTTGAGTACATGGTGCTGGCCCGCCTCTCCGAGGCCTCCGGCCGCACACGCCGGATGAGCGAGCTGGCCGGGTTCACCGAATCAGGCCTCCCCCGGCTGTCCCAGGTCGTCAGCCGCCTCGAGAAGCGCGGCTGGGTGCGCCGCTCCCCCGACCCCACCGACGGCCGCATCACGCTCGCCACCCTCACCGAGGACGGGTGGGAGAAGGTCGTGCAAACGGCCCCGGGTCATGTCGCGGCCGTCCGCACCCTCGTCTTCGATCCCCTCACCAGGGCCCAGTCACGCCAGCTGGGCGGTATTGGCCAACGCATCCTGCGTTCGGTCGATCCCGACGGCCGGTCCCTTCCCGGCGCGGATTAG
- a CDS encoding hemolysin family protein — translation MSEYLPGIIWLVVLLAVNAFFVGAEFAVISARRSQIEPKAEAGSKAAKTTLWAMEHATLMLATSQLGITVCSLVILNVSEPAIHHLLEIPLGLTSLSAETIGIIAFVVALLLVTFLHVVFGEMVPKNISFSVPTRAALLLAPPLVLVARVFKPVIWTLNGIANSILRLFKVEPKDEATSAYTLDEVANIVEQSTRDGVLSDTSGTLTAAFEFTAKTVADVEVPIQSMVLLPSSATPADIQRAVAQHGYSRYILTDDDGAPTGYLHLKDVMDLTTPAAFSEAVPAKRIRKLASAFSGSELEDALAVMRRTGAHVARVFDAHGTTTGVLFLEDIIEELVGEVQDATSA, via the coding sequence ATGAGTGAATATCTGCCAGGCATCATCTGGCTCGTCGTCCTGCTGGCAGTCAATGCTTTCTTTGTCGGTGCTGAATTCGCCGTGATCTCCGCCCGGCGTTCGCAGATCGAGCCGAAGGCCGAGGCCGGAAGCAAGGCCGCCAAGACCACCCTCTGGGCGATGGAGCACGCCACCCTGATGCTGGCCACCAGCCAGCTTGGCATCACGGTATGCTCCCTGGTTATCCTGAACGTCTCCGAACCCGCCATTCACCACCTGCTGGAGATCCCCCTTGGCCTGACCTCACTGTCGGCCGAGACAATCGGCATCATCGCCTTCGTCGTCGCCCTGTTGCTGGTGACGTTCCTCCACGTGGTGTTTGGCGAAATGGTGCCGAAGAACATCTCCTTCTCCGTGCCAACCCGGGCGGCGCTGCTCCTGGCCCCTCCGCTGGTACTGGTGGCCCGTGTCTTCAAGCCGGTCATCTGGACCCTGAACGGCATTGCCAACTCGATTCTGCGGCTCTTCAAAGTTGAGCCCAAGGACGAGGCGACCAGTGCCTATACGCTGGACGAGGTCGCGAACATTGTGGAACAGTCCACCCGGGACGGGGTGCTGTCGGACACCAGCGGGACCCTGACGGCGGCCTTCGAGTTCACGGCCAAGACCGTCGCCGATGTGGAAGTTCCGATCCAGTCGATGGTCCTGCTGCCCTCATCCGCCACCCCGGCTGATATCCAGCGGGCCGTCGCTCAGCATGGCTATTCGCGTTACATCCTCACGGACGACGACGGCGCCCCCACCGGCTACCTGCACCTCAAGGACGTCATGGACCTCACGACGCCGGCCGCGTTCAGCGAGGCGGTACCGGCCAAACGGATCCGGAAGCTGGCGTCGGCGTTCAGCGGCAGTGAACTCGAAGACGCCCTGGCCGTCATGCGCCGCACCGGAGCCCACGTTGCCCGGGTATTTGATGCCCACGGCACGACAACGGGTGTGCTGTTCCTCGAGGACATCATTGAGGAACTCGTCGGCGAGGTGCAGGATGCCACCAGCGCTTAG
- a CDS encoding M20/M25/M40 family metallo-hydrolase has translation MLTLRKHVLPSVLAVMLLSATACTSESAAGSPIGFPSDGVTSGPGSRSTGPAVAAPRLEPVGGVDARAVLAEFKGRGMVDHLEALQRVADDNGGNRASGTSGYEESARYVEEQLRAAGYNPVRQAFSFRGEGKNRKQVESFNILADTSGSAENTVVVGGHLDSVREGPGINDNASGVAAMIEIARWMKESGITPANRVRFAFWGAEEDGLYGSQHYVDELSRAEKARTAANLNVDMLASPNGVRSIHDGDGSDFEQAGPAGSKQIEDVFFRFFEENSLPAETTPFDGGSDYEPFLQAGIPGGGLFSGDVETKTRAQVQSYGGTAGKDLDSCYHEACDTIKNTNPDLLKEMSAALAYATATYALAPRG, from the coding sequence ATGTTGACTCTGCGCAAGCACGTACTTCCTTCAGTCCTGGCCGTCATGCTGCTCTCGGCAACGGCCTGCACGTCCGAGTCCGCAGCCGGATCCCCGATAGGCTTTCCGTCCGACGGCGTGACCAGCGGCCCCGGCAGTAGGTCCACCGGCCCCGCTGTTGCGGCTCCGCGGCTGGAGCCGGTGGGCGGGGTGGACGCGCGGGCGGTCCTGGCGGAGTTCAAGGGCCGGGGCATGGTGGATCACCTGGAGGCGCTGCAGCGCGTCGCTGATGACAATGGTGGGAACCGGGCGTCGGGGACCTCCGGTTATGAGGAATCCGCCCGGTACGTTGAGGAGCAGTTGCGCGCGGCCGGGTACAACCCGGTCCGGCAGGCCTTTTCCTTCCGGGGGGAGGGCAAGAACCGGAAGCAGGTGGAGAGCTTCAACATCCTCGCCGATACCTCGGGCAGTGCCGAGAACACCGTGGTGGTGGGCGGGCACCTGGATTCGGTGCGCGAGGGGCCGGGGATCAATGACAACGCCAGCGGGGTCGCGGCCATGATTGAGATTGCCCGCTGGATGAAGGAGAGCGGGATCACCCCGGCGAACCGGGTGCGGTTTGCGTTCTGGGGCGCTGAAGAGGACGGCCTGTACGGATCCCAGCACTATGTCGATGAGTTGAGCCGGGCCGAGAAGGCCCGGACCGCGGCGAACCTGAACGTGGACATGCTGGCCTCCCCGAACGGGGTGCGGTCCATCCACGACGGCGACGGGTCCGATTTCGAGCAGGCCGGCCCGGCGGGTTCGAAGCAGATCGAAGACGTGTTTTTCCGTTTCTTCGAGGAGAACTCGCTGCCGGCCGAAACCACGCCGTTTGACGGCGGGTCCGATTACGAGCCGTTCCTGCAGGCCGGCATCCCCGGCGGCGGGCTGTTCAGCGGCGACGTGGAAACCAAGACCAGGGCCCAGGTGCAGTCCTACGGCGGCACGGCCGGCAAGGACCTCGATTCCTGCTACCACGAGGCCTGCGACACCATCAAGAACACCAACCCGGACCTGCTCAAGGAAATGTCCGCCGCGCTGGCCTACGCCACCGCCACGTACGCGCTGGCCCCGCGGGGGTGA
- a CDS encoding alanine racemase — protein MSSPIQRPSGLDEDLAAKVATAPAYPQLRLNIDALENNIRVMAAWCRERGVDLAPHVKTTMSAPIIARQVAAGAVGVTVATVDQAASALNWGHQHVLVANEVVDQYGLIRLRAWMEEEPGREIRCFADSAAGVEAAARVFAGAPVALELLIDVGTPGGRTGTRSVHDALRLAELIHGTPGLRLAGVAGYEGVVPNTRAEPTVEAVDRHCSLVREVYLAAAKYFETAAPIYSMGGSAFPDRVVEHLPDDSQVPGTRRILRSGCYVTHDHGTYAGVNPVPGLVPALSVRAVVLSAPEEGFAVVGAGKRDLPYDAGLPVFLSAHTADGAPKRNEAAVVRNLFDHHTVLTGVSGLDVTDVADFGISHPCSAFDRWPEYIITDGNGQGAGVWRTDFHRSSLVTARLP, from the coding sequence GTGAGCAGCCCGATCCAGCGCCCGAGCGGACTCGACGAAGATTTGGCGGCAAAGGTGGCCACCGCCCCGGCGTATCCCCAGCTGCGGCTCAATATCGATGCCCTCGAAAACAACATCCGGGTGATGGCAGCCTGGTGCCGGGAACGGGGAGTGGATCTTGCACCCCACGTCAAGACAACAATGTCCGCACCGATCATCGCGCGCCAGGTGGCAGCCGGCGCCGTCGGCGTCACCGTCGCCACCGTGGACCAGGCCGCCTCGGCACTCAACTGGGGTCATCAGCACGTTCTCGTCGCCAACGAGGTCGTCGACCAGTACGGTCTCATCCGCCTCCGTGCATGGATGGAGGAAGAGCCCGGCAGGGAAATCCGTTGTTTCGCGGATTCGGCTGCCGGCGTCGAGGCGGCGGCCCGGGTCTTCGCCGGAGCGCCCGTCGCCCTTGAACTGCTGATCGACGTCGGCACCCCTGGCGGGCGCACGGGAACCCGGAGCGTCCACGATGCCCTGCGCCTTGCTGAGCTGATCCACGGCACGCCCGGCCTGCGGCTCGCCGGTGTTGCCGGTTACGAGGGCGTCGTCCCCAACACCAGGGCGGAGCCAACGGTCGAGGCAGTCGACCGGCACTGCAGCCTGGTGCGGGAGGTCTACCTCGCCGCCGCAAAGTATTTCGAGACCGCCGCCCCCATTTACTCCATGGGAGGATCCGCGTTCCCGGACCGCGTCGTGGAGCACCTTCCCGATGACAGCCAGGTGCCCGGAACCCGAAGGATCCTCCGGTCAGGCTGCTACGTCACCCACGATCACGGCACCTACGCCGGGGTCAATCCGGTTCCGGGCCTGGTTCCGGCGCTTTCGGTCCGGGCCGTCGTCCTGTCCGCCCCCGAGGAGGGATTCGCCGTCGTCGGTGCCGGTAAGCGGGACCTTCCCTACGACGCCGGCCTCCCGGTCTTCCTGTCGGCCCACACGGCGGACGGCGCCCCAAAGAGGAACGAGGCCGCCGTCGTGCGCAACCTTTTCGACCACCACACGGTCCTCACCGGCGTGAGCGGACTGGACGTCACGGATGTGGCCGACTTTGGCATATCCCACCCCTGCTCCGCCTTTGACCGCTGGCCTGAATACATCATCACCGACGGCAACGGACAGGGCGCCGGGGTGTGGCGCACGGACTTCCACCGCTCGTCACTGGTCACGGCCCGGCTGCCGTGA
- a CDS encoding hemolysin family protein, which yields MYEWIMIGVGLVLTVGTGMFVASEFALVNLDRNDLEARQARGEKRLAPTIKALKITSTHLSGAQLGITLTTLLTGYTFEPAISKLLSGPLTSAGLPESVVPGVGAVVGIFLATIFSMVIGELVPKNFALALPLATAKVVVPFQTLFTTVFKPVILLFNNTANSIIRSFGIEPKEELSGARSAEELSFLVRRSALEGVLDQDHAALLHRTLRFSDHSAADVMTPRVRMATIGSDDTAEQIVSLATATGYSRFPVIGRDRDDVIGVLHVKQAFAVGLDNRSAVSASGLMIEPLRVPESMGVDTLLGLLRRQGLQVAIVSDEHGGTAGIVTLEDLVEEIVGELEDEHDRARTGVVRTGRSLTFDASLRPDELLDRTGITVPDGEEYDTMAGFVTDRLDRIPELGDEVAIDGGRLRVERVVGTHVERLRFTPDESTEPPQSAHDRIIDNLTQELTHE from the coding sequence ATGTATGAATGGATCATGATCGGCGTCGGCCTCGTCCTGACGGTTGGTACGGGAATGTTCGTTGCCTCCGAATTTGCCCTGGTCAACCTGGACCGCAACGACCTTGAAGCCCGCCAGGCGCGGGGTGAGAAGCGGCTGGCGCCCACGATCAAGGCCCTCAAGATCACGTCGACGCACCTCTCCGGCGCGCAACTCGGCATCACCTTGACCACGCTGCTCACCGGGTACACGTTTGAGCCCGCCATCAGCAAACTGCTCAGCGGCCCGTTGACGAGCGCCGGACTCCCCGAATCGGTCGTTCCCGGGGTAGGGGCCGTCGTGGGTATCTTCCTGGCCACGATTTTCTCCATGGTGATTGGTGAACTCGTGCCCAAGAATTTCGCCCTGGCGCTCCCGCTGGCCACGGCAAAAGTGGTGGTCCCGTTCCAGACGCTGTTCACCACGGTCTTCAAGCCCGTGATTCTGCTGTTCAACAACACGGCCAATTCGATTATCAGGTCGTTCGGCATTGAACCCAAGGAAGAACTGTCGGGCGCACGCAGTGCCGAGGAACTAAGCTTCCTGGTCCGCCGCTCCGCGCTGGAAGGCGTCCTCGACCAGGACCACGCGGCCCTGCTGCACCGGACCCTGCGGTTCTCCGACCACAGCGCCGCCGATGTGATGACCCCCCGCGTGCGGATGGCGACAATCGGATCCGACGACACGGCCGAGCAGATCGTCAGCCTGGCGACCGCCACCGGATATTCGCGCTTCCCGGTGATCGGCCGGGACCGGGACGACGTTATCGGTGTGCTGCACGTCAAACAGGCCTTCGCGGTGGGCCTCGACAACCGATCGGCAGTGTCGGCCTCCGGGCTCATGATCGAACCGCTGCGGGTGCCGGAGTCCATGGGGGTCGACACCCTTCTGGGTCTGCTGCGCCGGCAGGGCCTGCAGGTGGCGATCGTCTCGGACGAGCATGGCGGCACAGCCGGCATCGTCACGCTCGAGGACCTGGTGGAGGAAATCGTCGGGGAGCTGGAAGACGAGCACGACCGTGCCCGCACCGGCGTCGTGCGGACGGGCCGTTCGCTGACATTTGATGCATCCCTGCGCCCGGACGAACTCCTGGACCGGACCGGCATCACCGTCCCGGACGGCGAGGAGTACGACACCATGGCCGGCTTTGTCACGGACCGGCTGGACCGGATCCCTGAACTCGGCGACGAAGTGGCCATCGACGGCGGGCGTCTGAGGGTGGAACGTGTGGTGGGCACCCACGTCGAGCGGCTCCGGTTCACCCCGGATGAATCCACCGAACCCCCGCAGAGCGCTCATGACCGGATCATCGACAATCTCACGCAGGAGCTGACCCATGAGTGA
- a CDS encoding NUDIX domain-containing protein — MSVRSAGILLYRRGAGSEVEVWLAHMGGPFWAHKDARAWSIPKGEYLPGEDPLAAAHREFAEEMGTTAPSADYIPLGDFRQPSGKVITVFAAESDFAPERIVSNTFSLEWPKGSGIIRNYPEVDDAGWTREPEARRKLVGGQLPILDALLQKLGSVAP, encoded by the coding sequence ATGAGCGTTCGGAGCGCAGGCATCCTGCTGTACCGCCGGGGCGCCGGATCGGAAGTGGAGGTCTGGCTGGCCCACATGGGCGGACCGTTCTGGGCGCATAAGGATGCCCGGGCCTGGTCGATCCCCAAAGGCGAGTACCTCCCGGGCGAGGACCCGCTGGCGGCCGCGCACCGCGAGTTCGCCGAAGAAATGGGGACCACGGCGCCGTCCGCCGATTACATCCCGCTGGGCGACTTCCGGCAGCCCTCGGGAAAGGTCATCACGGTCTTCGCCGCCGAGTCGGACTTTGCGCCCGAACGCATTGTGAGCAACACCTTTTCGCTGGAATGGCCGAAGGGATCCGGCATAATCCGCAACTACCCTGAGGTGGACGACGCCGGGTGGACGCGGGAGCCTGAAGCCCGCCGCAAGCTGGTCGGCGGCCAACTGCCGATCCTCGACGCGCTCCTCCAGAAGCTGGGGAGCGTCGCCCCGTGA
- a CDS encoding AEC family transporter: MGGAVSGILIVAAVIAVGYFAARLRILGPEVQGALTRTAFYVTNPALLFTVVAGSDIRAALGTDAPLALPSAAAVGLLYCLLSFLFFRRPVAETAVGAMASSYANANNIGIPVSLYAVGTAQHVAPVLLVQILVMAPFHLTVLGLAGGARISWQKLLLQPFANPMIIASGLGAAVALTGWHAPELLQRPIDMLAGGAVPMVLIAFGLSLAGKAPLQKGDGRTETLVATALKIAVMPLIVWALGRFVFGLEGQHLLASVIMAALPTAQNVFLFASPYGRGVTVARDVILCTTVLSAGALVAVAWLLGKMPRKYVIYTLIARRRGDRHAGRRRHGLSWLALRAGFSRLPGFAPHPSSGSGTAGWSRWPAPSGFSPGTRPVPLPKVVSSGRGSRQPGRDQ; this comes from the coding sequence TTGGGCGGCGCTGTCTCCGGAATCCTGATTGTCGCCGCCGTCATCGCCGTCGGCTATTTCGCCGCCCGGCTGCGGATCCTGGGACCGGAGGTCCAGGGCGCCCTCACCCGCACGGCCTTCTACGTGACCAACCCCGCGTTGCTGTTCACGGTGGTGGCGGGCAGCGACATCCGCGCCGCACTCGGCACGGATGCCCCGCTGGCGCTGCCTTCCGCGGCGGCGGTGGGTCTTCTCTATTGCCTGCTGAGCTTCCTGTTCTTCCGGCGGCCTGTTGCCGAAACCGCCGTCGGCGCCATGGCCAGCAGCTATGCCAACGCCAATAACATCGGCATCCCGGTCTCCCTCTACGCCGTGGGAACAGCGCAGCATGTTGCTCCGGTGCTGTTGGTCCAGATACTGGTCATGGCCCCGTTCCACCTCACGGTCCTGGGACTGGCCGGAGGCGCCAGAATCTCCTGGCAGAAGCTGCTGCTCCAGCCCTTCGCGAATCCGATGATCATCGCCTCCGGGCTGGGCGCCGCCGTCGCCCTGACCGGGTGGCACGCTCCCGAGCTCCTGCAGAGACCCATCGACATGCTCGCCGGCGGTGCCGTTCCCATGGTCCTGATCGCCTTCGGACTCTCCCTGGCCGGCAAGGCCCCGCTGCAAAAAGGTGACGGCCGCACCGAGACACTGGTCGCCACGGCCCTGAAAATCGCTGTGATGCCGCTCATCGTGTGGGCGCTGGGCCGCTTCGTCTTCGGTCTGGAGGGCCAGCACCTGCTCGCCAGCGTCATCATGGCGGCACTGCCCACCGCCCAAAACGTGTTCCTCTTCGCTTCGCCGTACGGCCGCGGTGTGACAGTGGCCCGCGACGTCATCCTTTGCACCACCGTCCTGAGCGCCGGCGCGCTCGTGGCCGTCGCGTGGCTGCTCGGCAAAATGCCACGGAAGTACGTGATCTACACGTTGATCGCAAGGCGCCGTGGCGATCGGCACGCTGGTCGCCGGAGACACGGTTTATCCTGGCTGGCTCTACGTGCAGGATTTTCCCGCCTTCCAGGATTCGCCCCGCACCCATCATCTGGATCGGGCACTGCCGGCTGGAGTCGTTGGCCCGCCCCATCCGGCTTCTCCCCGGGCACTCGGCCGGTGCCGCTGCCGAAGGTTGTGAGCAGCGGCCGCGGCTCACGGCAGCCGGGCCGTGACCAGTGA
- a CDS encoding TerC family protein yields MTVSPLIWAITIAVILALLAFDYFFHIRKAHVPTLKEAAAWSGLYVGLAVIFGVLVWIFGGTAMGSEYFAGYITEKALSVDNLFVFLIIIASFRVPREDQQKVLLFGIVFSLIARTGFIFLGAALINSFAWVFYIFGLILLITAGNLLRPDSHGDEQVDNFVIRIARKLFHTTEHYDGDKLFTIHEGKKALTPMLLVMVAIGGTDILFALDSIPAIFGLTQNVYIVFTATAFSLMGLRQLYFLIDGLLDRLIYLAYGLAAVLAFIGVKLVLHALHENNLPFINDGQAVPVIEISTGLSLSVIIGVLTVTVVASLLSKAGKAQTSINNARRHAVSYLDLEYTADASERERIYRMLTEEESQILAMDLKYRNKAKDIDKIRALVAEAHRQHEEYLAR; encoded by the coding sequence ATGACCGTTTCTCCCCTAATCTGGGCAATCACCATTGCCGTCATTCTGGCCTTGCTGGCCTTCGACTACTTCTTCCACATCCGCAAGGCCCATGTGCCCACGCTCAAGGAGGCGGCCGCGTGGTCGGGCCTCTACGTGGGCCTGGCTGTCATCTTCGGTGTCCTGGTGTGGATATTCGGCGGCACCGCGATGGGGTCGGAATACTTTGCCGGCTACATCACCGAGAAGGCCCTCTCCGTCGACAACCTCTTTGTCTTCCTGATCATCATCGCCAGTTTCCGGGTGCCCCGCGAAGACCAGCAGAAGGTGCTGCTCTTCGGCATCGTCTTCTCGCTGATCGCCCGCACCGGCTTCATCTTCCTCGGGGCAGCACTGATCAATTCCTTCGCGTGGGTGTTCTACATCTTCGGGTTGATTTTGCTGATCACCGCTGGCAACCTGCTCCGCCCGGACTCCCACGGCGACGAGCAGGTGGATAACTTCGTCATCCGCATTGCCAGAAAACTCTTCCACACCACCGAACACTATGACGGGGACAAGCTCTTCACCATCCACGAGGGCAAGAAAGCGCTCACTCCGATGCTGCTGGTCATGGTGGCGATCGGCGGAACCGATATCCTCTTTGCCCTTGACTCGATCCCTGCCATCTTCGGGCTGACCCAGAACGTGTACATCGTCTTCACGGCCACGGCGTTTTCGCTGATGGGACTGCGCCAGCTCTACTTCCTGATCGACGGCCTCCTGGACCGCCTCATCTACCTCGCCTACGGTCTGGCCGCCGTTCTGGCCTTCATCGGGGTAAAGCTGGTGCTCCACGCCCTGCACGAGAACAACCTGCCGTTCATCAACGACGGCCAGGCGGTTCCGGTCATCGAGATCAGCACCGGCCTGTCCCTGAGTGTCATCATCGGGGTGCTGACCGTTACCGTCGTCGCCTCGCTGCTGAGCAAGGCCGGCAAAGCCCAGACCTCCATCAACAACGCGCGGCGTCACGCCGTCAGTTACCTCGACCTTGAGTACACGGCGGACGCTTCCGAACGCGAGCGGATTTACCGGATGCTGACCGAGGAAGAGTCCCAGATCCTGGCCATGGACCTGAAGTACCGCAACAAGGCCAAGGACATCGACAAGATCCGGGCGCTCGTCGCGGAGGCGCACCGGCAGCACGAGGAGTACCTCGCCCGCTAG
- a CDS encoding substrate-binding domain-containing protein yields the protein MRVPQEIALTGYDDTECAAAAVVPPSSIRQPSALIGSTALELLLREASRRKGFYHARSSFLQNSWSGRPRRAGADGAGLA from the coding sequence GTGCGGGTGCCGCAGGAGATTGCGCTGACTGGCTACGACGATACTGAGTGCGCTGCGGCGGCCGTGGTCCCGCCGTCGTCCATCCGGCAACCCAGCGCCCTGATTGGTTCAACGGCCCTGGAGCTGCTGCTCCGCGAGGCAAGCCGGAGAAAGGGTTTTTACCACGCCAGGTCGTCTTTCCTCCAGAACTCGTGGTCCGGGCGTCCACGCAGGGCTGGGGCTGACGGCGCCGGGCTGGCGTGA